One Gallus gallus isolate bGalGal1 chromosome 11, bGalGal1.mat.broiler.GRCg7b, whole genome shotgun sequence DNA window includes the following coding sequences:
- the LOC121111713 gene encoding uncharacterized protein LOC121111713 codes for MAAGGGGERRGKERRSDPTRRAQKFKSRRKKKIIKKLNQKKKKKPPRKETQSRRGGRGSGVQGKRSEPEFKLPPPPRGGAPRRSRNATSTPGSRRGLETKGGGGGSARGCGAAGRGSFLPPGACARQRAAAGARVHVGGCVGARAWPGRGRGCVCVCGAGGFLCVCVCICVCLCLCVCVSVCVCVCVCVCVVSPRAPPPREEAVRGESAAHCLSRRSRSGRSRLAPAGSRAALPDVNGRGAAEGSGGGGGSGRARRFPRNPRGRRAPPPVSSEGPGRAVRPLGNRPGKGGGVWAHLRARGGQPSALRKRLLEKRRKKAFVVFNHDRCPAPSARRSPGAGPRVGEALPQGWAMAQQSKGQGSLSLWILLPVS; via the coding sequence ATGGCGGCGGGCGGAGgcggggagaggagaggaaaagaaaggagatccGACCCCACGCGGCGGGCTCAAAAATTTAAAtcgaggaggaaaaaaaaaataattaaaaaattaaaccaaaaaaaaaaaaaaaaaccaccacgaaaagaaacacaaagccGCCGGGGAGGGCGAGGGAGCGGGGTGCAGGGGAAGCGATCAGAACCCGAATTCAAACTTCCCCCTCCGCCCCGCGGCggggccccgcgccgctcccgcaACGCCACATCCACGCCCGGCTCCCGGCGGGGGCTGGAGACAAAaggcggcggcgggggctcggcgcggggctgcggggcggccggCCGCggctccttccttccccccgGGGCGTGTGCGCGAcagcgggcggcggcgggcgcgcGTGTGCATGTAGGTGGGTGCGTGGGTGCCCGCGCGTGGCCGGGGCGCGGGCGCGgatgtgtgtgcgtgtgtggcGCGGGcgggtttttgtgtgtgtgtgtgtgtatatgtgtgtgcctctgtctgtgtgtgtgtgtctctgtgtgtgtgtgtgtgtgtgtgtgtgtgtgtgtggtgtcCCCGCGCGCGCCGCCACCGCGGGAGGAGGCGGTGAGAGGAGAGAGCgctgcccactgcctctctCGCCGGAGCCGCTCCGGGCGCAGCCGATTGGCTCCGGCGGGGTCACGTGCCGCCCTTCCTGACGTCAATGGCCGCGGAGCCGCCGagggcagcggcggcggcggcggcagcggccgcGCGCGCCGCTTCCCGCGCAacccgcgcggccgccgcgccCCTCCCCCGGTCTCCTCAGAGGGGCCGGGGAGGGCGGTGCGGCCCTTAGGGAACCGCCCAGGGAAGGGCGGAGGTGTGTGGGCACACCTGCGCGCCCGCGGGGGGCAGCCCTCCGCCTTGAGGAAAAGGCTGTTGGAAAAGCgaagaaaaaaggcttttgtTGTGTTTAATCACGATAGATGTCCAGCTCCTTCGGCCCGCAGGAGCCCCGGGGCAGGCCCGAGGGTGGGGGAGGCTCTGCCTCAGGGCTGGGCGATGGCCCAGCAATCCAAAGGCCAAGGTAGTCTCAGCCTGTGGATCTTGCTCCCAGTTTCCTGA